TAAAATTCTCATTTTTTCTTTCAGCCAATTAGTGCCCTCTAAAAAAGTTTCTCTAGCAGTCCCATGGCCATGGTGGCCAATCGATGGATGAACAACCATTTCAACTTGAGGGGAACGTACGCGATTTTCATACGCAAATTTAGCTAATTTGTGAATAAACATAAAGCATTCCTCAGTATGAACTAGAGTATCTAAGTTGCCAATATGAAAACATAAGCTTTTCCCGCTCAAATGAGGAATCAAGTGTTCAAGGTTATTCTCTTTCACAGCAGGTAAGTGGGCAATTGTCTGAAATTCGCTTGCCCGGTCTAGTCTTGTGAGGGGAGCAAATCCAAGAATCGTCTTAATCCGTGGTTCTCGCGCTGCTAAATGAACAGCAGCAAACCCTCCTCTCGAGAGCCCTGCCACAGCGATGTTTTTTTCGTCAATAAGATTGGCATCGATAAGTAAGGAGATATTTGTTTTCGCCTGTTGGACAAAAGTCGCAATAGGGTTTTCTTCTTTTAAAAAAGCTTTTGACCAAACGTTAATGGCTGCAGTATTTTTTAGTCCAGGTCCATGCCCAGGAAGCGTGAAGGAGAAAATACGTAAGAGAGTCCCGTGAAGAAACACAACCGGTTGATT
The genomic region above belongs to Chlamydiales bacterium STE3 and contains:
- a CDS encoding Uncharacterized protein (Product derived from UniProtKB/Trembl:D6YUH3), yielding MQLVADQLALKTSLPIYHIGPSLDLGPLPTLFYFALSGRDSLELDPFNQPVVFLHGTLLRIFSFTLPGHGPGLKNTAAINVWSKAFLKEENPIATFVQQAKTNISLLIDANLIDEKNIAVAGLSRGGFAAVHLAAREPRIKTILGFAPLTRLDRASEFQTIAHLPAVKENNLEHLIPHLSGKSLCFHIGNLDTLVHTEECFMFIHKLAKFAYENRVRSPQVEMVVHPSIGHHGHGTARETFLEGTNWLKEKMRIL